From one Petrotoga sp. 9PW.55.5.1 genomic stretch:
- a CDS encoding ABC transporter ATP-binding protein, with translation MLEIENLNVKYGKIQVIWDLSINIQNKEAIGIFGPNGSGKTTLINSIIGLVKAESGNIYFEKNSLIGSETHKIVRKGISLVPQERELFPLMTVEENLKLGAAYIPEAKNKIEKNLEFVFSIFPILKERSNQKAGTMSGGQQRMLAIGRGLMANPKLLILDEPSLGLQPSLVIELFQKLKEIKKTGMSILLAEQNVKQGLKVIDRGYVIENGRIIMEDTSDNLANSEHIKKSYLGV, from the coding sequence ATGTTAGAGATAGAGAATTTAAATGTAAAATACGGAAAAATACAAGTAATATGGGATTTATCAATTAATATCCAAAACAAAGAAGCTATAGGAATTTTTGGGCCAAATGGTTCTGGAAAAACTACTTTGATAAACTCTATAATTGGATTAGTCAAAGCTGAATCAGGAAACATTTATTTTGAAAAAAATTCTTTGATTGGATCTGAAACTCATAAAATTGTTCGAAAAGGCATATCTTTAGTACCCCAAGAACGTGAACTTTTCCCACTAATGACGGTTGAAGAAAATTTAAAATTAGGAGCGGCTTATATACCTGAAGCTAAAAATAAAATTGAGAAAAATCTAGAATTTGTTTTTTCTATTTTCCCTATTTTAAAAGAAAGATCAAATCAAAAAGCTGGTACTATGAGTGGAGGGCAACAAAGAATGTTAGCAATAGGAAGGGGGTTAATGGCCAATCCAAAACTTCTAATTTTAGACGAACCTTCATTGGGCCTTCAGCCTTCGCTTGTTATAGAACTTTTTCAAAAGCTCAAAGAAATTAAAAAGACAGGAATGTCTATATTATTAGCCGAACAGAATGTAAAGCAAGGATTAAAAGTAATAGACAGAGGATACGTTATTGAAAATGGAAGAATAATAATGGAAGATACTTCTGATAATCTTGCTAATAGCGAACATATAAAAAAGTCCTATTTGGGCGTTTAA
- a CDS encoding ABC transporter ATP-binding protein — protein sequence MSILKTKNLTKRFGGLIATNKVNLIINENEILGVIGPNGAGKTTFVNLIAGLTYPSEGEIFFKNQNIENLPAHIRNRMGIARTFQLVRSIKNFTALENIMVGSLFGAGEKLNEARKTGYEICELLELKNTNSLVDKLTVLDLKKVEIGRALASKPDILFLDEVMAGLNSDETWQMINLVKKLRDTGLTIVIIEHVMGVIRELTDRVVVLESGNIIAEGIYEEVSKDPKVISAYLGEED from the coding sequence ATGAGTATATTAAAAACAAAAAACCTTACAAAAAGATTCGGAGGATTAATTGCAACAAATAAGGTAAATTTAATCATAAACGAAAATGAAATATTGGGTGTAATCGGACCTAATGGTGCAGGAAAGACAACCTTTGTTAATCTGATAGCTGGTTTAACTTATCCTTCTGAAGGTGAAATTTTTTTTAAAAATCAAAATATAGAAAATCTCCCTGCTCATATTAGGAACAGAATGGGAATAGCGCGAACTTTTCAGTTGGTTCGATCAATTAAAAACTTTACCGCATTAGAAAATATAATGGTTGGTTCTTTATTTGGAGCAGGTGAAAAACTAAATGAAGCAAGAAAAACAGGATATGAAATATGTGAACTTTTAGAGCTAAAAAATACTAATTCACTTGTTGATAAACTCACCGTTCTTGATTTAAAAAAAGTGGAAATAGGACGGGCTTTAGCTTCTAAACCTGATATTTTATTCCTAGATGAAGTTATGGCTGGCCTAAATTCAGATGAGACATGGCAAATGATAAATTTAGTTAAAAAATTAAGAGATACCGGATTGACAATTGTAATAATAGAACACGTTATGGGAGTAATAAGAGAATTAACTGATAGAGTAGTGGTATTAGAGTCAGGAAATATAATTGCTGAAGGAATTTATGAAGAAGTTTCCAAAGATCCTAAAGTTATATCAGCATATTTAGGGGAGGAAGATTGA
- a CDS encoding branched-chain amino acid ABC transporter permease — MRDILLFIIATVILIFLPFFTGAYFLQVLMTILIYMTLALSWDIMLRTGQLSFGTAGFFGVGAYASIITFSNFGFPPILSIFFAGGLVALIAAGLGFVVLKLREIYFAITTLALTMVFSVIIRNMPKLTGGASGKVLPNVIFNGNSTKIYWLILSMALITIVISEIFTRTRIQFAINSIRNDEIIAKSSGINIFKYLILILILTSALQGATGAIYAQQYGFVSPETTFSLDFLLLPMAMALVGGIYSTWGAVIGAVILGFASEYLKLIMPYGHLIIYGIMIVLIILFLPNGIYGTIRDKIYVRKTEAASKT, encoded by the coding sequence ATGAGAGATATTTTGTTATTTATTATAGCCACTGTAATATTAATATTTTTGCCTTTCTTTACAGGAGCTTATTTCCTTCAGGTTCTAATGACTATCTTAATATATATGACACTAGCTTTAAGCTGGGATATTATGCTGAGAACAGGGCAATTATCTTTTGGCACAGCTGGTTTTTTTGGAGTTGGAGCATATGCTTCTATAATTACTTTTTCAAATTTTGGGTTTCCTCCTATATTAAGCATCTTTTTTGCTGGAGGATTAGTAGCCCTAATAGCTGCAGGATTAGGGTTTGTAGTCCTTAAATTGAGAGAAATATATTTTGCCATTACAACTTTAGCTTTAACCATGGTTTTTTCAGTAATTATAAGAAACATGCCGAAATTAACTGGAGGTGCTAGCGGTAAAGTTTTACCAAATGTTATTTTTAATGGAAATTCAACTAAAATATATTGGTTGATATTATCCATGGCTTTAATCACAATAGTAATATCAGAAATTTTTACCAGAACTAGAATACAGTTTGCAATTAATTCTATAAGAAATGATGAAATAATAGCCAAATCTAGTGGAATAAATATTTTTAAGTATCTTATACTTATTTTAATTTTAACTTCTGCACTTCAAGGAGCTACAGGAGCTATTTATGCTCAACAATATGGATTTGTGTCTCCTGAAACGACATTTTCTTTAGACTTCCTGCTATTACCTATGGCTATGGCACTTGTTGGTGGAATATATTCCACCTGGGGGGCAGTAATAGGAGCTGTAATTTTAGGTTTTGCTTCAGAATATCTCAAGCTTATAATGCCCTATGGTCACTTAATTATCTACGGAATAATGATAGTCTTAATAATACTGTTTTTACCGAATGGAATATACGGTACAATAAGGGATAAAATATATGTACGTAAAACTGAAGCAGCAAGTAAAACTTAG
- a CDS encoding branched-chain amino acid ABC transporter permease: protein MEKPIFRINKTFFAFLIFLIVVALWNPLALIYGVQRGGLYSLIGLPLALILGIVGILNLAHGDFLTLGLYIGYVFFNLWSVDPLISSIPLFFILFFIGMGLYLISIRFVLKAGHLNQLLLTFGISMILIEIIKIIWTTRPRSVYTPYASTSFAVGNLTIGIYEFIYPVLAIVILILLQLFLKKTTLGQAASAVGQNPKGAEIIGINTNFVYLMVFSIAFGIIGIAASLMLPRTPVFPLSGNAFTLKSFALAAMAGLGNLKGILIGGITLGVAEAVVQSIPGYGGWSDVVFFGVLIVVILINANRRLES from the coding sequence TATGGAGTCCAAAGGGGTGGTTTATATTCACTGATAGGATTACCTTTGGCATTGATATTAGGTATAGTGGGGATATTAAATTTAGCTCATGGAGATTTTTTAACTTTAGGACTATACATTGGATATGTTTTTTTTAATTTATGGTCAGTTGATCCATTAATATCATCGATTCCTCTGTTTTTCATACTTTTTTTTATTGGTATGGGTTTATATTTAATTTCTATTAGATTCGTTTTAAAGGCAGGACATTTGAATCAGCTGTTATTAACTTTTGGTATATCAATGATACTTATAGAAATTATTAAAATAATTTGGACCACAAGACCTAGAAGTGTTTATACCCCTTATGCCTCTACGTCTTTCGCTGTTGGGAATCTTACAATTGGGATTTATGAATTTATTTATCCTGTCCTAGCGATAGTTATACTAATTCTTCTTCAATTGTTTTTAAAGAAAACTACGTTGGGGCAAGCTGCATCAGCAGTAGGACAAAATCCAAAGGGAGCAGAGATCATTGGTATCAATACTAATTTTGTTTATCTCATGGTTTTTAGCATCGCTTTTGGAATTATTGGTATAGCCGCATCACTCATGTTACCTCGAACGCCTGTATTCCCATTATCAGGAAACGCCTTTACTTTAAAATCTTTTGCTCTTGCAGCTATGGCTGGATTGGGGAATTTAAAAGGTATATTGATAGGAGGAATTACCCTTGGAGTTGCGGAAGCTGTTGTTCAATCCATTCCGGGTTATGGTGGATGGTCTGATGTTGTATTCTTTGGTGTCTTGATAGTAGTAATATTGATAAATGCCAATAGGAGGCTCGAATCATGA